The DNA region AACACCTGCTCGCAGCTTCAGTTATGGCCGCTCCGGGTGCCATCGTGGTTTCCAAGATTTTGGTTCCGCAGACCGAAAAAATCGACAGAACCATCGAGGTAAGCAAAGAACAGATCGGCAGTAATGTGCTCGACGCCATCAGCAATGGTACCACCGAAGGTCTGAAGCTTGCCGTGAATGTGGCAGCCATGTTGTTGGTTTTCATTGCATTCATTGCCATGTTCAATCATATCAGTATCTGGATTGGAAACGTCATTGGCCTGAACGACAACATTGCACAGTGGACAGGAGGTCGCTACAACGAGCTCTCGCTTCAGTTTATGCTAGGATATATTTTTGCCCCCATCATGTGGCTGATTGGCATCAGCGGACCAGATATCACCCTGGTAGGCAGGCTATTGGGCGAAAAGGTCATCATGACCGAATTCATCGGCTATGTGAGTCTGGCTGAGCTGAAAGGTCTGAATGCATTCAGTGACCCGAAAAGTGTGATCATGGCCACCTATATGCTTTGCGGATTTGCCAACTTTGCCTCCATCGGCATACAGATTGGCGGCATTGGCTCGCTGGCCCCCAACCAACGGGTGCTGCTCTCAAAACTTGGCATGCGCGCTCTGCTGGGTGGCACTTTGGCTTCGCTGCTTTCGGCCACCATCATCGGAATGCTCATAGGATAAGTTAACCAGTTTCATGCAACAATACCTCGACCTCCTGAAGTTTGTACTCGAGAACGGTGTACGTAAGTCCGACCGTACCGGAACCGGAACCATCAGCATTTTTGGATACCAGATGCGTTTCGACCTGTCGGAAGGCTTCCCCTTGCTTACTACCAAAAAGCTGCATACACGTTCCATCATCCACGAGCTTTTATGGTTTCTGAAAGGAGACACCAATATCCGTTACCTCAACGAGAACAAAGTGACAATATGGGACGAATGGGCTGATGCCAATGGCGACCTTGGCCCGGTGTATGGTGCCCAGTGGCGGAACTGGAATGGCGAGGGCATTGATCAGATCAGCCAGCTTATTGAAGGCATCCGAACCAACCCCGACAGCCGAAGGCATGTGGTTAGCGCATGGAACCCGTCGGTGCTGCCGGTTGCCGGCAAATCGTTCAGCGAAAATGTAGCCCTTGGTAAAGCTGCATTGCCTCCCTGCCATGCCATGTTTCAGTTTTATGTGGCCAACAACAGGCTATCGTGCCAGATGTATCAGCGCAGCGCCGATATCTTTCTGGGAGTGCCTTTCAATATTGCCTCCTATGCCTTGCTCACTATGATGGTGGCTCAGGTTTGCGAACTTGAGCCGGGCGAGTTTATCCTCACCCTGGGCGATGCACATATCTATCTGAACCATATTGAGCAGGTAAAACTGCAGCTCAGCCGCGAACCGCGCCCCTTACCCAGGATGACACTTAATCCCCGGGTGAAAAATATATTTGACTTCAGGTTCGAAGATTTCACCCTCATAGGTTACGACCCGCACCCGCACATCAAAGGAGATATCGCCGTATGAGCAATCCCTGCAGGCTGATTATCATAGTGGCCATGGCCCGAAACGGGGTCATTGGCAAGGGTAACAAACTTCCGTGGCACCTCCCTTCCGACCTCAAAAGGTTTAAGTCATTAACCCTGGGGCATACCGTGGTCATGGGGCGAAAAACATTCGAATCCCTGCCCAATGGTCCGCTCCCGGGCCGCCATAACGTAGTACTGACCCGTAAACAAATCGCACCTGCCGACAATCTTTCGGTGGTTCACAGTGCAGAGGAGGTGCTGAAGCTTGCCGGAACTAACACCTTATATATTATAGGTGGTGGTGAGGTTTACCATCAGTTCCTCCCGCTTGTCTGCCGGCTTGAGCTTACCGTAATAGATGCAGATTTTGAGGGAGACACATTCTTCCCTGTGGTAGATTCTGCACAATGGAAAGTGGTTGCCGAACAGCCGTTTACCGATGAAAAATCTGGTCTTCGCGGCTGGTATCGCAGCCTGGAGCGTTTGTAGGCATTAAAAAATTAAGGTATCGGGCTGCGCAATTATTTTTTTAGTACTTTCGGCGCTCAAGCTTTGTTATTCAGACTGATACGTTTTCAACCATGTTCATAAAATTATCCCGATACCTGTTTTTATCCATTTTGGCAGCCCTGGGAGCCTTCGCCCTCAAAGCTCAGGTAGCAGTGATCAATCCGGCCGAGTTCGAAAAAAATGAGGGCATCCTGTTGGTCTGGGACTACGCCCCTTCGCGCGATTCCATCACCGCAAATATTGCCAGGGCCGCCCAGCAGGCCGGCAAAGTATGGATCATATATTATCCCGGACAAGCCCCCTGGGACACGGCACAGATTCGCAATTATCTGTACAGCAGGGGGGTACTACCTCTGAATTTGTACTTTATCCCCGGTTGGACCGAAACCCTCTGGGTGCGCGATTTCGGACCGGCTGTGCTCTATGGCGATTTTGGCCAGGGTTCCGAGCGGTTCATTGTCGATATGGGCTACAGTGCTTATGGCCGCCCGAAAGACGACTCCATTCCGTCGCAACTGGCCAATCTTTGGGGCTGGCACAAACAGAATTTCTCTATTCAGATCGAAGGAGGAAACCTGATGTTCGATGGTCTGAAACGAGGCTTTGCTTCAAAACGTGTGCTAGCTCAAAATCCCCAGTATTCTGCCTCATTGCTTCGAAATATGTTCATCGACCGCTTTCAGGTGGACGATTTTGTGTTTCTCGAAAACCTGAACAATTCGGGAGGAGGAATCTGGAAGCATATCGACATGTGGATGAAAGTGCTTGATTACGAGACGATTCTTGTATCGTCCTATCCCGAACATCTGCCGGATTATCCTGTGATCGAACAAAATGTCAATTATCTTCGCAGCCTGCTGAATGCTTTTGGCAAACCATATACCATTATCCGCATTCCGGCACCACCCAAAGCCGATGGCACCTGGGCCACCACCCAGAACGACGAAATGCGCACCTACACCAACTCGCTCATCATCAACAATACGGTTATCGTTCCATCGTACAACCTGCCCGAGTATGACAATCTGGCCAAACAAATCTACGAGCAGGCCATGCCGGGTTACAAAATTGTGATGGTAGATTCGCGCAACCTCACCACCCTCGGAGGAGCCATACATTGCATCACGCGTGAAATCCCTGCACCTAAATTTGCCCGTATCACTCATCGCAAAGTGATTGGCAGTCAGACCTATTCGCCCGAATTTTACATTTACAGCAACTGCTCATCCAATTCTGCAATCCAGCGGATGTGGCTTTACTACAAAAAGAACCAACAGACAGAGTACACCAGGGTGCCGGTTTACATGGCCTGCCCCGAAAATATCGGGATCATCGAAGGACTGATGCCCGGCGACACCGTGAGTTATTATCTGGAAGCAATCACTGCCCACGGCAACGTAACCTATCCTCTGGCTGCACCGGCCGGCAACTTTACATTCTGGTTCGATCAGGCTGTGGGTATCGCTGAAACCCACCCGGCCAGCCGCCTGCATGTATTCCCGCAACCGGCAAAAGAAGGATTCTACGTTCACATTGCTGGTGAATCAGGTCCCGCCCGGCTCAGTATTTTCGATGCAAGCGGCAGAATGGTTTACCAAAACGATGCCTATCTGCCCGGAACCCACGTCAATCCCGGACTTCGCCCAGGCTACTATCTGCTTTTGCTGCAAAACGGTGTTGAACAATACAAAAGCAAACTAAGCATCAGCCACTGAGCATACTGCCATGCCGGTTTACAGGCTGGATCACACCTTAAGGTTTCCTTCGCCACATAAAGCCATGCCCGGTGGCCTGCTTGCCGTTGGGGGCGATCTCAGTGTGGAGCGCCTGATAGCGGCCTACTCCAGAGGTATTTTTCCGTGGTCAAATCCCGGTGAGCCGCTTTTGTGGTGGTCGCCCGACCCCCGGATGATGATGCTCCCTGGAGAATTGTATGTGACCAAGTCGATGAGGAAAATCATGCGCGACCAGGTGTTCGACATACGTTTTGATACCAGTTTTGAGGATGTGATAATGTATTGTGCCCGCTCATCCGGCAGGGCAGCCCAGGGCACCTGGATCAGCGATGAACTCCGGCAGGCTTTTGTTCAACTCCATCGGCTCGGTCTTGCCCATTCGGTCGAAGCCTGGAAGGAGGGGCAACTCGTAGGAGGTCTGTATGGCCTGGCGCTGGGTGCCTGCTTTTTTGGCGAAAGCATGTTTTATCTCACACCAAATGCTTCCAAGGCAGCCTTCATCGGGCTGGTGAAATTTCTTGAAAGCCATGGTTTTATGATGATCGACGCCCAGCAGGAAACGCCCCATCTGGCCAGCCTGGGCGCAAAGGCACGCCCACGTTCCGAATTTCTGATGCTCTTAGCCGATGCCTTGAAAAAACCTACCCTCATCGGAAAATGGAACAGCCCGGCTCAGGATTTTGTATCTTTAACCTTTTGATGCCATCCCTGTAATTATCACGAAGCAAACACAATCATGGATCAGGAATATTTTATGCAGGAAGCAATCCGGCTGGCAGCTTTGAACGTAGCGCAGGGTGGGGGAGGCCCGTTTGGAGCTGTGATTGTGAAAGATAATCAGATTGTCGGTGTGGGCCGGAACAGGGTGACTTCTTCGGGCGACCCCACCGCTCATGCCGAAGTGGTAGCCATACGCGATGCCTGCCGGAACCTTGGTACCTACAACCTGGAAGGCTGCACTATTTTTTCCAGCTGCGAACCCTGTCCCATGTGCCTTGGCGCCATCTACTGGGCTCGCCTGAGCAGGCTGTTTTATGCCGCTACCCGCCATGATGCAGCAATAGCAGGTTTTGACGATGAATGGCTTTATACCCAGATACAACTCGACCCTGCAGAGCGCAGCCTGCCTGCCACAAACATCATGCGCGACCGGGCGGTGGAAGTGTTCCAGGCCTGGGTTCAAAGCGAGAATAAAATACCTTATTGATATGAAACAGGATCTGGCCAGGGAGGTTGCAGGCATATTGCTCCGAAGCCGGCACACATTAGCTTTTACTGGCGCCGGCATCTCAGTCGAAAGCGGAATACCTCCATTCAGAGGCAGTGGTGGCATCTGGGATAATTACGACCCACGATTGCTCGAAATTGGCTTCTTCGTGCTCAACCCCGCCCGATCGTGGGAAGCCATAAAAGAAATTTTCTACGGTAAGTTCCGCGGAGCCAAACCTAATGCCGCACACCTTACCCTGGCCAAATGGCAAAAAAACGGCATCCTGCGAAGGGTCATCACCCAAAATATCGACAACCTGCATCAGGAAGCAGGATCTGAGAACGTGATTGAATTTCATGGCAATGCGCAACGACTGAGCTGCCTCGACTGTCAACGGCAATATCCCATCGACCCCATTCTCATCGCGCGTGCCGTGCCATCGTGCCCCAAATGCGGTGGTTTGCTCAAACCCGATTTTATCTTTTTTGGCGAAGGAATTCCACATGATGCTTACCACGAATCTTTTGCTGAAGCCACAGGCTGCGATTGCATGCTCATCATCGGCACCTCAGGCGAAGTGGCTCCCGCCAATCAAATCCCCATCACCGCTGCCTCAAATGGCGCCTTCATCATCGAAATCAATACTGAAATTTCCACTTACAGCAAACACGTCAGCAACCTGATCGTGCGCGAGCCTTCCGGCAGCTTCCTTCCTGCAGTGGATCAATTTATTAACAATATCCCAGCCTGAAAAAATGAAACATTACCTTACCACACTTTTCTTCCTGTTTCTTGCCTGCCAGCTTTTTGCACAGCCCGACAAAAATACCCTGCACCAACTCGACGAATATTACCTTAGGGCACTGGCCGAATGGAATGTGCCGGGTATGGCCGTGGCCATCACCACCGGCGACAGCATCATATTTGCAAAAGGATACGGAGTGACCGACATCAGCACCCGGCAGGCTGTGGACGAACATACCCTGTTTGCCGTTGCCAGCAATACAAAAGCCTTTACCGCTGCAGCTCTGGCTCTGCTTGTGGAACAGAATAAACTCAGGTGGAACGACAAAGTCAGACAATACCTTCCCTGGTTTGCACTTTACGATCCCTATGTTTCTGATCAGATGACGATTCGCGACCTGCTGACGCACCGCTCCGGCCTGAAAACATTCTCGGGCGACCTGATCTGGTATGGCAGCACCTACTCCCGCCGCGAAGTCATCGAAAAGGCGCGCTACCTCAAACCCGCATTCGGATTCAGGGAGCAATTCGGATATTCCAACATCATGTACATTGCTGCCGGCGAACTCATTCCCGCCATCACCGGGCAGTCGTGGGACGATTTTGTCCGCACAAACCTGCTGAACCCATTGGAAATGAATCGCTCCACCCTGCATGTGAGCGAACTTGCCCGATTGCAGAATGTAGCCCAGCCCCATACCTATGTGGACGGAAAACTGCGTCAGATTCCCTGGGTCGACTGGGACAATATGGGACCTGCTGGCTCATTAATCTCAAGCGCTTCGGACATGGCGCGTTGGCTGCAAATGCACCTTGGCAATGGCACATACCAGCAAAAACAGATTCTCGACCCCGAAAGTGTAAGGGCTATGCAGCAGTCTGTAACCCCGTTACCGGTTTCGAAAGCCTTCGAAGAACGCTTCCCCGGCACACATTTCAGGTCTTATGGCCTCGGATGGAGCATGTTCGATTACCACGGACAAAAAATCGTGACGCACAACGGAGGCTACGATGGTATGATCTCGCAAACCGTACTCATTCCACGCGAAAACATTGGCTTTGTGATTCTTACAAATGCACTGTCGAACATGTACTACCCCTTGATGTACAAAACCCTCGACCTGCTGCTCAATTTGCCGGACCTGCGCGACTGGAGTACCGAAATTTTGGCTCAACGCAAACAAAACGAGCAAAAAGCAAAGGAAGAACGCGCCCGTCTGGAATCAGAACGCATTAAAAACACCAGACCTTCGCTTCCTCTTGCGGCCTACGAAGGTTTCTACGGCAGTCCGGTGTACGACAGCATCAGTGTATATCAAAAGGACGGTCAGATGTGGTTGCAGATGATGCGCACGCCCGACTTTATTGCCAGGCTGACACATTGGCATTATGATACTTTTGAAATGGAATTCATCACTCAGCCATCACTACCCAAAGGTTTTGCTACCTTCGGGCTCGACCGCAGCGGCAAGGTGACCAGTATGGAATTGTTTCTTGACAATCCCGACTTCGATTTTACCGAACTCGCACCAAGGAGACTTTCTCCATGAACCTTTTGCCCTGGTAAATGTTTAACAGCGAAACAAATTCCACGAAAATGAAACACCTGATCATGTTTAGCTTTCTTCTCATAGGCATCGTCACAGTGCAGGCCCAGAAATCATTCCATGATTTTGTGGTAACCGATATTGACGGAAAACCCTTTGCCATGTCGAGCCTGAAAGGAAAAAAGGTGATGGTAGTCAACACAGCCTCCAAATGCGGACTTACTCCCCAGTACGCCAAACTCGAAAAGCTTTATGAGCAGTACGGCGGCGATAAGTTTGTCATCGTTGGCTTTCCGGCAAACAATTTTATGGGACAGGAACCCGGTACCAACGAAGAAATCAAGGCATTCTGTTCCGAAAACTATGGAGTAAGCTTTCCGATGATGTCGAAAATCTCGGTCAAAGGAAACGACATGCATCCTTTGTACAAATGGCTCACCACCAAAGCGCTCAACGGGGTGGAAGACAGCAGTGTCAGCTGGAATTTTCAGAAATACCTCATTGACGAAAACGGTCGTCTTGTAAAAGTACTGAGCCCGCGCACCGACCCGCTTGACAAAGAAATTGTGGATTGGATCAAAGGCAGCTGAAAACAGAATAAAATTACTTTTCAGTTAAAAAACCAAGTGCAGTGCAGTCGGATGACTACACTGCACTTTCTTTATGTTGAAAATCAGATATAAGCGGGTAAAAGCTTCAGGTAGCGGTCGCGGATTGCCGCAAGGTGATCCTTGTTAAGGTTTTCCCGATAAATACGCACCAGCTCAATGGTCTGGTCTTTTTCGAACACAAATGCCCGGGCTGCGTCGAAATAGAGCAGATTGGTATCGTACTTTACCTCCGTGGTCAGTGCTACAAATTTGTCCCAGTTGATAGGGCCGGGCAGCTCGAAGTACCCATGATGGAGCTGCTGGAGGTCGTTATACATGCCCTCGCCCCAGGGTTCCAGGTAAAAGTATTTATCGAGCCTGATCCAGCCATAGGCGTTCTGTATGACCTTGTGCCTGCGCTTCATTTTCAATCCTTCCTCCACGAGCAGTTGCTGCAGCTTTTCGATGTCGCTGTACAATGCCAGGTCGCGCACCCTGATGCAGAACACCGGGTCGTTGCCGGGAAAAGTAATTGAAGCATGTACTGCATCGAACGGAAAACCGGCGCGCTTATGCACCGCATTCACAGCCAGCATGATGTCGCTGGTGAACCAGTGCCCCTCGAGCATGAGGTAAAGATAAAGCGGCTTTCGGATGTCGGGTATCCGGTCATAATATCCGTAAAAGGGGGATACCGACTCGAGCACGCATGTGTCCTTGATTGGGAGATTGTGCTCCACACAACTCAGGGGCTCGTATTTTAGCAAGCCTCCATATCGCATCAGGTTGTTTGAGTCCATTTTGCTTTAATTTGGTTTGGCTTAAAGATACGAAAAAAACAAGTCTTCCGACATCGTCAGACACAAAAAAAAACAGCCCAACGGCTGCCTTGGAGCGGGCAATGGGGGTCGAACCCACGGCCCTCAGCTTGGGAAGCTGATGCTCTACCACTGAGCTATGCCCGCATGTGATGCAAAATTAAAAAACATCGAAGTTTGTTTTTCCATTCAATGATCAAAATCTTTAGACGGATGGTATGGAGAACAAAAAAAGCAGCCATTGCTGACTGCTTTGCTGTGGGAGCTACTGGATTCGAACCAGTGACCCTCTGCTTGTAAGGCAGATGCTCTGAACCAGCTGAGCTAAGCTCCCTCGCGTTTGGAGCTGCAAATATACGGCAACTTTCGGACATGCAAAATTTTTCAAAAAAAATTTTCTACCTCGCGCTCTTCATGAAATTAAACAATTGTTTATCAATAATATATATAAATCTAAATGTAATCTATCAGGTATATGGCATATAAGACAGGATTGGGTGAAAAGCAAAGCATTATATTTCATAGTATTGCATTAAAGTTTTGCTCATGACGCGTTTACGATTTTTGATTTCGGGATTACTGGTTTTTTTCTTGGTTATCGGGGCAGGTATCACCGCAACAGCCTGGCCGGCACATACGCTAATATCGACCGCCGCCCTGAAGAATCATCCCCATTGGCAAAATGCCCGTGAGGTCAGGGCAAAGCCCCTTGAACAGTTTGTGATCGATAACAAAAAGGAGCTGGCCGCATTTCTTGCCGGTTTCGAGCAATGGAGCAGGGAAAATCTGCCATTCTACGTGCCAGCACCCGAAATGCTCTCTTTTCCGGCTGATATTGACGATTACCAGGCGATGCGTGCTTTTTTTATGGCGCTGAGGATCAACCCAAACGTCAAAGTGCCATTGTTTCTCAATATTCCCAGGGGCCAGGAAACGAGTTTGCCCCGGCTCGAAGCTTCCGCCGTAACCACGCTGTCGAACACTGCCGGAATGAATTCAGGAACCTATGTGGCCTTGTCGCCCGACATGGAGGTTGATCCATTTCTGGTGCTCACCACTGCCAACGATGAACCTGACTATGGTTTCGATCTGGGTTTGTTCGACGACAACGGTACCGACTACGGTCGGCTCTACGGATTTGGAAATCAAACTTTTGGCAATCCCAACCTGGAGTACAGCAGCCAGGCGCCTTTTCACATGGGTTTTTACCACGAACCCGGTATTGTTTACAAATTTGCGCCTTTTTTGCGCAAGACATTTCTCGATTACCGCCATCTGCAGTATAAGGCATTGTCCGAATTTGCCTTTGCGCATCACGAACCCTATTGGGGCTACCGCTTTCTGGGATGGTCGATGCACTATCTTGCCGATGCGACCATGCCTTACCATATTCGCCCGCTGCCCGGATATTCCACCTTGAGGATGCTATGGATCAACTTCAAGTCGATGCTCGGATTTGGCAAAGCCAGGCGCGATGCCGTGCAGCTTGTTTCGAACAGGCATACCGCAGTGGAAGACTACCTGCAACAACGCCTGAACAACATTTTCGATAAGGCAGATTTTGACGATCCGCTCTATCAGGCACTAATTTCAGATAATCAAGTGGTTAATGTTGACACAAGATTCCTTGTCGATCAGGCCTCAAAAACTGCATTTGCAGCCTCAAAAAGTTTCGACAGGGCAGTCCGGCGTGGCCTTCCCAACGAGATGGTAAACGACCCGGCCGTGGAAGTGAGCGAGCATCCGGAGATCACAAATATTGTGTCGTATGCCCGTGACGTGTGCGCTCCAAAACACATCGACGCCCTCGAAAAACAATCAGCCGAGCGTTTCGCCTACCTGGGGAAGGTGCTGCGAAGCATGTTGTCGTCAGTTAATTATGAAAATTAAATACAAGAATCTATTAGACAATACTTTAAGCTATGAAGAAGTGGCAAAAGGTCTTACTTGGGGTGCTTGTGGTCCTGCTGGCACTTGCCGGCTTTGCCTGGCTGGCATTGGGCTACATCAGCCGCAGCGCGCTCCCCGATTACAACAAAGATGTGCAGCTGAGCGGACTGAAGGCGGGTGTTGAGGTGTTTCGCGACGAAAGGGGAGTGCCACATGTGTATGCACAGAATTCCCACGATCTTTACATGGTGACCGGCTACCTGATGGCCCAGGACAGGCTCTGGCAGATGGATCTGCTGCGACGTGTCACCCTGGGTCGCCTGTCAGAAATTTTCGGAGCGGATATGGTTGAAGCCGACCAGCTGCTCAGGGCTTTGCGCATGTCGGACAAATCGCTTATGGTTATCGACAGCCTGGATGCTTCCATGCGATCGGACCTGGAGGCTTTTGCGTCGGGGGTCAACCAGTGCATCGCCCATCTCGGAAAAAAACTGCCACCTGAGTTTACCATCCTTGGCTACAAACCCGAACCCTGGCAGGTTGTCCATACGGTGAACCTGATCGGCTACATGGCCTGGGACCTCGCCGGATCGTGGCAAAACGAGGTGGTTCTGCACAAGCTCCGTTCCAGAATGCCTGAAGAAAAATGGTTGCAGCTGTTTCCCGATATGAAACTTCAAAACACCTATGTGTATTCTGATAATCAAAGTTTTACACTACTTGAAGCCGGATTAAAACTGACGGGTCTTGGGCTGGAAATACGCAACGGAAGCAACAACTGGGCATTGTCGGGCGAACGCACCGTTTCGGGCAATGCCATGCTTGCCAACGATATGCACCTTGGTTTTGGATTGCCGGGCATCTGGTACCAAATCCACCAGACCGTCGAAGGAGAATTTTCTGTTGCCGGGGTTGCACTGCCTGGTGCACCTGCTGTGATTTGCGGCCACAACGAACATATTGCCTGGGGCATGACCAACCTTTATGTGGACGAAATGGACTTTTTTACCGAAAAACTGAATGAAGAAGGAACCCATTATTTCTTCAACGGTGAATGGCAGCCTCTGGAGTTGCGCAAGGAGAAGATTGCCATCAAAGGCGGCGACACGCTGCTGAAAATCAATGCATTTACGCACAGGGGGCCAGTCATCTCAGGTTTTAAGGGCGTTGAAAATGAAGCCATCTCAATGCGCTGGACGGGCAATGATTACAGCAACGAACTGCGCACAATTATGTTGCTCAACCGTGCCCGCAACTGGAACGACTTTCGCAATGCCGTGCGTACGTTTGGTGCCGTGGCACAAAATATTGTTTATGCTGATGCAGAGGGCAACATCGGCCTGCAGGTAACCGGAAATGTGCCTGTGCGTAAAGCCGGAAATGCCGTTTTCGTCTATCCGGGCGATACCAATGCCTACGACTGGACAGGCGCTGTGCCTTTTGAGGAATTGCCCTACGAGTTCAATCCCGAAAGGGGATATGTTTCTTCGGCCAACAACAGAACCACCGGGCCGGATTATCCTTATTATATCGGGTACTGGTACGACAATTCCGCACGGATTGACCGCATCAGGGAAATGATCGAATCGCAGGATAAGCTGGATGTGGAAGATTTTATGAACATGCATGTGGATCAGACCAGCGTCTTTGCACCTTCATATGTAAAAACCATTGTGCCGATTCTAAAAAATTCGAGCGATCTGAGCCCGCTGGCTTCAACAGCCACGTCTTTGCTCGAAAATTGGGACTTTTCCATGCGGGCTGAAGCCCCCCAGCCTGCAATATTCGAAGGTTTTTACAGGCATTTTATGGCTGAACTGCTTAAGGATGAAACCGGAGAGCTTTTCACCGAGCTGGGTGGAGGCCTGCTTCGTCACATTTTTGCACAGACCTTTAATAATCCATCGTCTTCACTGGTTGATAACATAAACACCCCTGAGGTTGAAGATTTTGAGACACTTGTGTGCAAAAGCTTCGAGGCTGCAGTGAAAGAGCTGGAACAAAAGCTCGGATCGGAGCCACAATCATGGAAATGGGGCGACATACATCAACTTACGCTGAGCCACCCCATGGGCAAGGTGAAAGCGCTCGACAAATTGCTTGGCCTGAATAAAGGGCCTTATCCGGTTGGCGGAAGCTTTCACACCGTGAACCCAATGGGATATAGTTTCCACAAAAATTACAATGTCACACATGGGGCTTCGCAGCGCCACATCTACAATACCGGAAACTGGGAACAGTCGTTCACAGTGATTCCCACGGGCGCATCGGGCATTCCGGCAAGCAGGTATTATGCCTCGCAAAGGGAGATGTTTCTGAAAAGGGGAGTATTATCGCGAACCCTGGCAACGCGAACAGGTGGAGTCGGCAGCAAAGTACAAAGCTGCTTTCATGCCGGCAAACTAAAACGAAAAAAGCGGGTTGCCCCGCTTTTTTCTTTACATCCGGAAATATACCTTGAAGGTCTGTGGGTTTGATTGTTCCGCATGGTGCATCGCACCCAGGCTTTTTGCCTTGTCAATCAGAGGAGCCGGCAAAAATGGTGCAATCAAAAGATACTTGTAG from Bacteroidota bacterium includes:
- a CDS encoding penicillin acylase family protein, coding for MKKWQKVLLGVLVVLLALAGFAWLALGYISRSALPDYNKDVQLSGLKAGVEVFRDERGVPHVYAQNSHDLYMVTGYLMAQDRLWQMDLLRRVTLGRLSEIFGADMVEADQLLRALRMSDKSLMVIDSLDASMRSDLEAFASGVNQCIAHLGKKLPPEFTILGYKPEPWQVVHTVNLIGYMAWDLAGSWQNEVVLHKLRSRMPEEKWLQLFPDMKLQNTYVYSDNQSFTLLEAGLKLTGLGLEIRNGSNNWALSGERTVSGNAMLANDMHLGFGLPGIWYQIHQTVEGEFSVAGVALPGAPAVICGHNEHIAWGMTNLYVDEMDFFTEKLNEEGTHYFFNGEWQPLELRKEKIAIKGGDTLLKINAFTHRGPVISGFKGVENEAISMRWTGNDYSNELRTIMLLNRARNWNDFRNAVRTFGAVAQNIVYADAEGNIGLQVTGNVPVRKAGNAVFVYPGDTNAYDWTGAVPFEELPYEFNPERGYVSSANNRTTGPDYPYYIGYWYDNSARIDRIREMIESQDKLDVEDFMNMHVDQTSVFAPSYVKTIVPILKNSSDLSPLASTATSLLENWDFSMRAEAPQPAIFEGFYRHFMAELLKDETGELFTELGGGLLRHIFAQTFNNPSSSLVDNINTPEVEDFETLVCKSFEAAVKELEQKLGSEPQSWKWGDIHQLTLSHPMGKVKALDKLLGLNKGPYPVGGSFHTVNPMGYSFHKNYNVTHGASQRHIYNTGNWEQSFTVIPTGASGIPASRYYASQREMFLKRGVLSRTLATRTGGVGSKVQSCFHAGKLKRKKRVAPLFSLHPEIYLEGLWV